The Bremerella alba genome includes a window with the following:
- a CDS encoding metallophosphoesterase family protein, which produces MTKFIHTADLHIDSPLRGLAVRDEAMMRRVQRATRTALERIVDLAIEQQVAFVLIAGDLFDGDWKDMHSGQWVAGQFRRLADADIGVYYIRGNHDAVSQIQRKIRWPENVVELPHDKPITIALEDIGIAIHGQGFADREVMIDLAAKYPQRVNGMFNVGMLHTSLTGSEHHDTYAPTTIETLRSRGYDYWALGHIHLRNAEPLSTEPYVTYSGNPQGRHIREPGAKGCLLAELEGESLKQVTFHPTDSLRWQELVLDVSQETSLEGVLAQARTAIQAGHDQHQGLGSAFRLTFCGATKVHQQLSDLIKRNEVLLEIHNAAEAIDDEIWIERVRIDTRPQSQVSLQNTHDLWGSISQQFDRVQADADAIKQLETLVKPVLDKVSAQHISLSDEGTLDERLPEWITAAEELLRSRLGAKSE; this is translated from the coding sequence ATGACGAAATTCATTCACACGGCCGATCTACATATCGACAGCCCACTGCGAGGCCTTGCCGTACGGGACGAAGCAATGATGCGTCGCGTGCAGCGAGCAACCCGTACCGCACTCGAACGCATCGTCGACCTGGCCATTGAGCAGCAGGTAGCGTTCGTTTTGATCGCTGGCGATCTGTTCGACGGCGATTGGAAAGACATGCACTCTGGGCAGTGGGTTGCGGGTCAATTCCGCCGCCTGGCCGATGCAGACATTGGGGTCTATTACATTCGTGGAAACCACGACGCCGTCAGTCAGATTCAGCGCAAGATACGCTGGCCCGAAAACGTCGTCGAACTACCGCACGACAAGCCCATCACGATTGCATTGGAAGACATCGGGATTGCCATCCACGGCCAAGGCTTTGCCGACCGGGAAGTGATGATCGACCTGGCAGCCAAGTACCCTCAGCGTGTTAACGGGATGTTCAACGTGGGCATGCTGCACACAAGCCTGACCGGCAGCGAACATCACGACACCTACGCCCCCACCACCATCGAAACGCTCCGCAGCCGCGGTTACGACTACTGGGCCCTGGGGCATATCCATCTGCGAAACGCAGAGCCACTGAGCACCGAACCATACGTCACCTATAGTGGCAACCCTCAAGGGCGACACATTCGCGAGCCTGGCGCCAAAGGCTGCTTGCTGGCCGAGCTTGAAGGCGAATCGCTCAAGCAGGTCACCTTTCATCCGACCGACTCCCTACGTTGGCAGGAACTGGTTCTCGACGTCTCCCAGGAGACGTCACTCGAAGGTGTCTTGGCCCAGGCACGTACGGCAATTCAAGCCGGTCACGATCAGCATCAAGGGCTCGGGTCCGCATTCCGTCTCACTTTCTGCGGCGCGACAAAAGTTCACCAGCAATTGTCCGACCTCATCAAACGCAATGAAGTCTTGCTAGAAATTCATAACGCCGCCGAAGCGATTGACGACGAAATTTGGATCGAGCGAGTTCGCATCGACACGAGACCCCAGTCGCAGGTTTCGCTGCAAAACACTCACGACCTGTGGGGTTCGATCTCGCAGCAATTCGACCGCGTTCAAGCCGATGCCGATGCGATCAAACAGCTAGAAACTCTCGTTAAACCGGTTCTCGACAAAGTGAGTGCCCAACACATCTCGCTGAGCGACGAAGGCACCTTAGACGAGCGTCTGCCAGAGTGGATCACGGCAGCCGAAGAACTTCTCCGTAGTCGATTGGGGGCGAAAAGCGAATGA
- a CDS encoding AAA family ATPase — MKLRHLELEHYGIHVEQSFAFEPHSLQIVYGRNEAGKSTLLQAVRELLFGFQHAKSNPFAPDSTKKKMKAAAQLTMSSGADLQIVRRQGNKNTLSGTHQDEEIDDVRWKQLISGADQRLYEHVFGFSLKELATGEESLKEANLDEALFGGGLGRLHDYKELLKNIEEETESLFKSRGQKQKINSILADIRTLKTELKQSTLRPTEYEQWLTEARRCEEELTRLSTTLDRVYRKQQHLDRLRKAHPLWIQRQAKQQQLSKLEAPQSFPADALEELSQTRRQSTKLSSEVEALTHDLKQLEQEIAAIEFNSQVIESSEAIRSLLFGIKEVQGYRRDIPLRKQDRQRDLDETHAILRSIDPKLQFDQIAKFELTLTQRNKIKQLTKTYQKLTTEIESHTPEVERLDREIQEIESALKDIPQHSSEFIERLQTSVDPLRQTIARRAEMAAHVRKLKAQIEQRRLPIDAIAGRQLDLTHPLALPLEPTIARYETELQSLAEQIRAAEVSVRETSDELGTKNDELRRLEQSARLVSEEELHSARNERDQSWQALRAQLLGAEESPVPAETSSQTDAFDQQLVQTDKLADERYHHAQILADQQAIQAGIRSLEERLAVREKHLAQLTASRQEVWQAWSAEWQPVELTPKSPPEMLPWRTTYLTLVETQSEISQTHKEIASADRHIEATIQLLHEQDLVASDISPEEAAIWLEAFLKRAQADQQRREQREHRREMNLESRKNAFSQNEKRQQQLAAIQRDASEILSVFETIGGVDLETAADLIQAVEKVQAKLASSEAMQQRISDMEQGLTQFASQVDTVVTATGEPLGDMPPESAAQRLGTLLSEAENQRGLRKELEIKRQVKSESLENSQKELAEVEARLSQWRSQIDAETDDQLEVVSQIVKEKQKLERELAEIETQLALVRESEPLEPFQQALEAIDVDGLNQDLTSATSEHAEAKQQQEQVHRQLGEFDLRLRDVDQTSHAVMAQGKIEALQAELSDCLDRLGPLLIAQEMLDRAMKAFREENSGQLLAIISQLIEQMTEGRYTKVEHDPDHEGGLILSGPNDLRRKPSELSTGTREQLYLAIRLAYIRHYCEGAEPLPVLMDDILVNFDDARQIATLKVLMDFDPQIQIIMLTCHQPLVDKVQSLNESIQVTRIDGQPIVPPPAKAKATRKKSSEKSSTPSLF, encoded by the coding sequence ATGAAATTACGCCATCTAGAACTGGAACACTACGGCATTCACGTCGAACAAAGCTTTGCTTTTGAGCCCCATAGCCTGCAGATTGTCTATGGCCGCAACGAGGCCGGTAAGTCGACGCTACTGCAAGCGGTACGCGAGCTGTTGTTCGGATTCCAGCACGCCAAAAGCAATCCGTTTGCGCCCGATTCGACCAAGAAGAAGATGAAGGCCGCCGCTCAGCTGACAATGTCCAGCGGAGCCGATCTGCAAATCGTTCGCCGTCAAGGGAACAAGAACACCTTGTCCGGCACTCACCAAGATGAAGAGATTGACGATGTCCGCTGGAAGCAACTGATCAGCGGAGCCGACCAGCGACTGTACGAGCACGTCTTCGGGTTTTCCCTGAAGGAACTCGCCACCGGCGAAGAGAGCCTGAAAGAAGCCAACCTGGACGAAGCCCTTTTTGGTGGTGGCCTCGGTCGACTGCACGACTATAAAGAACTACTTAAAAACATCGAAGAAGAGACCGAAAGTCTTTTCAAAAGCCGCGGTCAAAAACAGAAGATCAATTCGATCCTGGCAGACATCCGAACCCTCAAAACGGAACTCAAACAATCGACGCTTCGTCCCACCGAGTACGAGCAGTGGCTCACCGAAGCCCGCCGCTGCGAAGAAGAACTGACTCGGCTGAGTACGACCCTAGATCGTGTTTATCGCAAGCAGCAACACCTAGACCGTCTCCGAAAAGCACATCCCCTGTGGATTCAGCGGCAAGCCAAGCAGCAGCAACTGTCCAAGCTGGAAGCCCCGCAATCGTTTCCGGCCGATGCGCTCGAAGAGCTTTCGCAAACACGACGTCAATCGACGAAGCTGTCGTCGGAAGTCGAAGCTCTGACGCACGACCTGAAGCAACTAGAACAAGAGATCGCAGCGATTGAGTTTAATTCGCAAGTCATCGAATCTAGCGAAGCGATCCGGTCTTTGTTGTTCGGAATTAAAGAAGTCCAAGGGTATCGCCGCGATATTCCGCTCCGCAAACAAGATCGACAACGCGATCTCGACGAAACGCATGCGATACTTCGGAGTATCGATCCCAAACTTCAGTTCGATCAGATCGCGAAGTTTGAACTTACCCTTACGCAGCGAAACAAAATCAAGCAGCTCACCAAGACATACCAGAAGTTAACGACTGAAATCGAGTCGCATACGCCGGAGGTCGAACGGCTTGATCGCGAAATCCAAGAGATTGAATCGGCCCTAAAAGATATTCCCCAGCATTCTTCAGAGTTCATCGAACGACTTCAAACCAGTGTGGACCCGCTGCGTCAAACGATTGCCCGTCGAGCAGAAATGGCTGCTCACGTTCGCAAGTTAAAAGCCCAAATCGAGCAGCGACGTCTGCCGATCGACGCGATCGCTGGCCGTCAGCTCGACCTCACCCACCCTCTGGCTCTGCCACTGGAGCCCACAATAGCCCGCTACGAGACAGAGCTTCAATCGCTGGCCGAACAGATTCGTGCTGCGGAAGTTTCCGTCCGTGAGACTTCCGACGAATTAGGGACCAAGAATGACGAACTGCGGCGGCTGGAGCAGAGTGCCCGACTAGTCTCGGAGGAAGAACTTCATTCGGCCCGAAACGAGCGTGATCAATCGTGGCAGGCTCTGCGTGCCCAGTTACTCGGTGCAGAAGAGTCTCCCGTGCCAGCAGAAACTTCATCGCAGACCGATGCGTTCGATCAGCAACTAGTGCAGACCGACAAATTGGCGGACGAACGATATCATCATGCCCAGATCCTGGCCGACCAGCAGGCAATTCAAGCCGGTATCCGTTCGCTCGAAGAACGCCTGGCAGTACGCGAAAAGCACCTTGCTCAGCTGACGGCCAGCCGTCAGGAAGTGTGGCAGGCCTGGTCCGCCGAATGGCAGCCCGTGGAGCTGACTCCTAAATCTCCGCCAGAGATGTTACCTTGGCGAACGACCTATTTGACGCTGGTCGAGACGCAGTCCGAGATTTCACAGACCCACAAAGAGATAGCCAGCGCCGATCGCCACATCGAAGCGACGATTCAACTGCTGCACGAGCAAGATCTCGTGGCGTCCGATATTTCGCCTGAGGAAGCTGCGATCTGGCTCGAGGCATTCCTCAAACGTGCCCAGGCCGATCAGCAACGTCGCGAGCAGCGAGAGCATCGGCGAGAGATGAATCTTGAAAGCCGCAAAAATGCGTTCAGTCAAAACGAGAAACGACAGCAACAACTGGCCGCCATTCAACGTGACGCATCCGAGATTCTTTCCGTCTTTGAAACCATCGGTGGAGTCGACCTGGAAACGGCCGCCGATCTGATTCAGGCCGTCGAGAAGGTACAGGCCAAGTTGGCAAGTAGCGAAGCAATGCAGCAGCGAATCTCTGATATGGAGCAGGGTCTGACGCAGTTCGCAAGTCAAGTCGATACCGTGGTGACGGCGACCGGCGAGCCCCTGGGCGACATGCCCCCGGAAAGCGCCGCTCAGCGATTAGGGACCCTGCTTTCCGAAGCGGAAAATCAGCGTGGACTTCGGAAAGAATTGGAGATCAAGCGGCAAGTCAAATCCGAGTCGCTCGAGAACAGCCAAAAGGAACTAGCCGAAGTCGAGGCACGGCTTTCGCAGTGGCGATCTCAAATCGATGCCGAGACGGACGATCAGTTGGAAGTCGTTTCGCAAATCGTGAAAGAGAAACAAAAACTTGAGCGGGAATTGGCCGAGATCGAGACACAGTTGGCCCTCGTTCGGGAATCGGAACCACTCGAACCATTCCAACAGGCATTAGAGGCGATCGACGTGGATGGCCTCAATCAAGATTTGACCTCGGCAACGAGCGAGCATGCCGAGGCCAAGCAGCAGCAAGAGCAGGTCCATCGACAGCTGGGTGAGTTTGACCTACGTCTGCGAGATGTCGATCAAACCAGCCATGCCGTGATGGCCCAGGGAAAGATCGAAGCCTTGCAGGCCGAGCTTTCCGATTGCCTCGACCGCTTGGGGCCATTGCTGATTGCTCAAGAGATGCTCGACCGCGCGATGAAAGCGTTTCGCGAAGAGAACTCGGGGCAGCTCCTTGCCATCATCAGCCAGCTGATCGAGCAGATGACCGAGGGACGTTACACCAAGGTCGAGCACGACCCCGATCACGAAGGGGGCCTGATCCTGAGTGGGCCCAACGATCTTCGTCGCAAGCCATCGGAGCTGAGTACCGGCACCCGCGAGCAGCTTTACCTGGCCATTCGGCTGGCATACATTCGACATTACTGCGAAGGCGCCGAGCCACTGCCGGTGCTGATGGATGACATTCTGGTCAACTTCGACGATGCTCGCCAAATCGCGACCCTGAAGGTCCTCATGGACTTCGACCCGCAGATTCAGATTATCATGCTGACCTGTCACCAGCCGCTGGTCGACAAAGTACAATCGCTCAACGAGTCGATTCAGGTCACGCGAATCGACGGTCAGCCGATCGTACCGCCCCCGGCAAAAGCGAAAGCCACTCGTAAGAAGTCGTCCGAAAAGTCCTCAACGCCAAGCTTGTTTTAA
- a CDS encoding gamma-glutamylcyclotransferase family protein — MPNELVAFFAYGTLMRGEVRENSWPCRPVAVLRGSTPGSLWQVADYPGLKLEGETRVVGEIWLFSSKQEERLLEVLDDVEGYPTLYTREVVECETLDGQAITATTYVFNKPILPTYAEVPADAQGMVHWTGNSQRFE, encoded by the coding sequence ATGCCTAACGAACTGGTTGCTTTTTTTGCCTACGGAACCCTGATGCGGGGCGAGGTCCGCGAGAACTCTTGGCCTTGTCGCCCGGTGGCAGTACTGCGTGGATCAACGCCGGGCTCGCTGTGGCAAGTTGCCGATTATCCCGGGCTCAAGCTAGAGGGAGAGACACGCGTCGTCGGCGAGATCTGGCTCTTCTCGTCGAAGCAGGAAGAACGCTTGCTGGAAGTACTCGACGACGTCGAAGGCTACCCGACGCTGTATACCCGGGAAGTCGTCGAATGCGAAACCTTGGATGGCCAGGCGATCACGGCAACCACGTACGTATTCAACAAACCAATTCTGCCGACCTATGCCGAAGTTCCGGCCGATGCCCAAGGCATGGTTCACTGGACCGGCAACTCTCAGCGTTTCGAGTAG
- a CDS encoding helix-turn-helix transcriptional regulator: MARNEQLIRQHKILQILERYRYGCLLEEIRDALVDELGLSSLHTRTVRRDIESLQAAGLDLDVHDSGRGRVWKLGASGRGMHKITATATELIALSLGRDLLLPLSGTPFWVGVESFWTKIQEQLPEGTWEHYRKYRQVLYVTGLSAKNYSAQEGTLKNLNRAIHQHRIVEVAYQKPGQPSPSGRRLEPYGIVFHQGSIYIVAAANELSEDDPNRIRHWKLDRFKKAEVTDDYFKVPKDFDLEEHLGGSIGIFAAHEPMDFKIKVTAAAASWVVEDPWHAEQKVEQHEDGSITLTVKAAHELEIIPRVLALGPEAEVLAPKSTREAIKTRVEKMAEVYSKR, from the coding sequence ATGGCACGCAACGAGCAACTCATTCGTCAGCACAAGATCTTGCAAATTCTCGAGCGTTATCGCTACGGATGCCTGCTGGAAGAGATCCGCGATGCGCTGGTCGATGAACTGGGACTTTCTTCGTTGCATACGCGAACCGTGCGCCGCGATATTGAATCGTTGCAAGCCGCTGGGCTCGATCTCGACGTGCACGATTCGGGGCGTGGGCGTGTTTGGAAGCTCGGAGCGAGTGGCCGCGGGATGCATAAAATCACCGCCACAGCGACCGAGTTGATTGCCTTATCCTTGGGACGCGATCTGCTGTTGCCGCTATCTGGAACTCCGTTTTGGGTGGGGGTCGAGTCGTTCTGGACGAAGATTCAAGAGCAACTTCCCGAAGGGACATGGGAGCATTATCGGAAGTATCGCCAGGTCCTATACGTGACCGGCCTGTCAGCGAAGAATTACTCTGCCCAGGAAGGGACGCTCAAAAATCTGAATCGTGCAATTCATCAGCATCGTATTGTCGAAGTCGCTTATCAGAAGCCAGGACAACCGTCGCCCAGCGGTCGGCGGCTCGAACCGTATGGTATCGTTTTTCACCAGGGAAGTATTTACATCGTAGCGGCCGCCAACGAGTTGTCAGAGGACGATCCCAATCGAATTCGGCACTGGAAACTCGATCGCTTTAAGAAAGCTGAAGTCACCGACGACTACTTCAAAGTGCCGAAAGATTTTGACCTGGAAGAGCACCTGGGCGGGTCGATTGGTATTTTTGCGGCCCACGAACCGATGGACTTCAAAATTAAGGTCACCGCGGCAGCGGCAAGTTGGGTGGTCGAAGACCCATGGCATGCTGAACAAAAAGTCGAGCAGCATGAAGATGGCAGTATTACCTTGACGGTCAAGGCAGCACACGAGCTTGAGATCATTCCTCGCGTGCTTGCGTTGGGGCCGGAAGCCGAGGTGTTAGCGCCCAAGTCGACTCGCGAAGCCATCAAGACACGCGTCGAAAAGATGGCCGAGGTCTACTCGAAACGCTGA
- a CDS encoding excinuclease ABC subunit UvrC — translation MAENLDGPQPAQSPEATPSSGKPAEHVAFTVTADKVRKFPTTSGVYIFKDDKGRVIYVGKAKSLRSRASSYFLAEAAVDQRTGYWVNEIADADYLETESEVDALLVESRLIKDVQPKYNKEQKDDKTFPYLMISQREDFPRVEFTREPKDKNAKLYGPFASAGALRGAIQVLQRIFKFRTCDLDIDENDERWKWFRPCLLASIDQCTAPCNLRISKEEYRKDIRRLQMFLEGNRTRLLKQLQDEMQEASKNLEFEKAGKLRDEITMLERLDERGELETHAQPEVFYVDPKKGLAGLRKVLGLAETPRTIEGVDIAHLGGSDTVASLVQFLDGLPFKHGYRRYKIRGVEGVDDFRSIHEVVARRFKRLSDSSEVFPDILLIDGGKGQLNAAMAAFRDLKIEPPTVISLAKREEEIYRPGQSEPIRLSRHSFALRLLQYVRDESHRFAQHYHHLLRDKRTFDR, via the coding sequence ATGGCAGAGAATCTCGACGGCCCGCAGCCTGCCCAATCGCCCGAAGCGACCCCTTCCTCAGGAAAGCCAGCCGAACACGTTGCGTTTACGGTCACAGCGGACAAGGTTCGTAAATTTCCGACCACTTCCGGCGTTTACATCTTTAAAGACGACAAGGGCCGCGTGATCTATGTCGGCAAGGCCAAGAGTCTCCGCTCGCGTGCTAGCAGCTATTTTCTGGCCGAAGCGGCAGTCGATCAGCGGACCGGGTACTGGGTCAACGAAATCGCCGATGCGGACTATTTAGAGACGGAAAGCGAAGTCGACGCATTGCTCGTGGAATCGCGGCTGATCAAAGATGTCCAGCCGAAGTACAACAAAGAGCAAAAAGATGACAAAACGTTTCCCTATCTCATGATTTCGCAGCGGGAAGACTTCCCCCGTGTCGAGTTTACCCGCGAGCCTAAAGATAAAAACGCCAAGCTGTACGGACCCTTTGCCAGTGCGGGGGCACTGCGTGGAGCGATTCAAGTCCTGCAGCGCATCTTCAAGTTTCGCACCTGCGACCTCGACATCGACGAAAACGACGAGCGTTGGAAGTGGTTTCGTCCATGTCTTTTGGCCAGTATCGATCAGTGCACGGCTCCCTGCAATCTTCGTATCAGCAAGGAAGAGTACCGCAAAGACATCCGCCGCCTGCAAATGTTTTTAGAGGGCAACCGTACGCGGCTGTTGAAGCAACTCCAAGACGAAATGCAGGAAGCTTCCAAGAACCTTGAATTTGAAAAGGCGGGCAAACTTCGCGACGAGATCACGATGCTCGAGCGACTCGATGAACGGGGCGAGCTGGAAACGCATGCTCAGCCGGAAGTCTTTTACGTCGATCCCAAGAAGGGCCTGGCCGGTCTGCGCAAGGTCTTGGGCCTGGCGGAAACTCCTCGCACGATTGAAGGGGTCGATATCGCTCACCTGGGCGGAAGTGACACGGTGGCCAGTCTGGTGCAGTTTCTCGACGGGTTACCGTTCAAGCACGGTTATCGACGTTATAAGATTCGCGGCGTCGAGGGTGTCGACGACTTCCGTAGTATTCACGAGGTCGTGGCCCGTCGCTTCAAACGGCTGAGCGATAGTTCGGAGGTCTTCCCAGACATTCTGCTGATTGATGGTGGCAAGGGACAGCTCAACGCGGCCATGGCGGCTTTTCGTGATTTAAAGATCGAACCGCCGACGGTGATTTCGCTGGCCAAACGCGAAGAGGAAATCTACCGTCCCGGCCAAAGCGAACCCATTCGACTTAGTCGGCACTCGTTCGCTTTGCGACTATTGCAATACGTTCGCGACGAGTCACACCGCTTCGCCCAGCATTACCATCACCTGCTAAGAGACAAACGAACGTTCGACCGATAA
- a CDS encoding ArsR/SmtB family transcription factor, which translates to MMFLATPANGHAMSKGYYSENESPSHVSTPEGSGKEVSPYEPLGEDVARQLVQLFKLLADETRLKILSFLLQAGELNVRSLCDLLDQSQPAVSHHLALLKTCGLIESRRDGKNNFYRVMPEQFGRFAEVLFRKVPGLEDDKIDFGEAMVRLETEPQAVAAVD; encoded by the coding sequence ATGATGTTCTTGGCTACTCCAGCCAATGGACACGCGATGTCCAAAGGGTACTACTCAGAAAACGAGAGTCCCTCGCACGTTTCCACGCCGGAAGGATCTGGCAAGGAAGTTTCCCCTTACGAACCCTTGGGCGAAGACGTTGCTCGTCAACTCGTCCAGCTCTTTAAGCTGTTAGCCGATGAAACTCGGCTGAAGATCCTCAGCTTCCTGCTGCAAGCAGGCGAACTGAATGTTCGATCGCTGTGCGATTTGCTTGATCAAAGCCAGCCGGCAGTCAGCCATCACTTGGCCCTGCTGAAAACCTGTGGACTGATCGAATCGCGACGCGACGGTAAGAATAATTTCTATCGCGTTATGCCCGAACAGTTCGGACGCTTCGCAGAAGTGTTATTTCGCAAAGTACCTGGTCTGGAAGACGACAAGATCGACTTCGGTGAAGCCATGGTACGCCTGGAAACCGAACCCCAGGCAGTCGCCGCTGTCGACTAA
- a CDS encoding peptide ABC transporter substrate-binding protein, with the protein MGSIPPAEFTFSNGTEPQTVDPAKSTGAPEGRIINAIFEGLYRKMPDPNDPNDMIPMPGMAKSHEVSDDLKTYTFHMREGAKWTNGEPVTAHDWDFSWMRFLHPESGTQYGYQLWYIKNAKRYTTGDIQPGDRVEVELADRKDSAQMFPRGTMVSGILKKVDTYPEGSSKETSDGGHGEEEASYKVFTVDCVPEKDGVPQWDGETTQRVFYQSGIPQSFLAKHPQAEQARHVLLHFSEVGIKAPDEKTLVIELESPTPYFLELASFYPMYAVNRTCIETFGYPDWTKPENIVTCGPYHIQERRIRDRIRLAKSPTYWNADEVELETIDALAVQSNTTQLNMYMSGQMDWATDIPNSVLDDLKELDKEKKEEPGREKERNDLLIAPMLSTYFYRVNTARPPLDNPKVRQALNLAINKQEIVDFVTRGGQIPAGSLVPPGITGYEGPPTESYDPERARALLKEAMGDKKMRPIQILYNTSEGHKQIAEVIQQQWKRNLHIDVQLRNVEWGVYLTTVREMDYDVARAGWIGDYPDPNTFLDMFVTGGENNETGWSNQEYDDLIESARSEANPEKRFAMLREAEKILVDEMPILPIYFYVSINMVRPYVKNFYPNLQDLHPLHILDIDEEQREKIREWEGLE; encoded by the coding sequence ATGGGGTCCATCCCCCCCGCTGAATTCACTTTTTCTAACGGGACCGAGCCGCAAACGGTTGATCCGGCCAAGAGTACCGGTGCCCCGGAAGGGCGGATCATCAACGCTATCTTCGAGGGGCTCTACCGGAAGATGCCCGATCCGAATGACCCCAACGACATGATCCCCATGCCTGGGATGGCCAAGTCGCACGAAGTCTCGGACGACCTCAAGACATACACCTTTCACATGCGTGAAGGAGCCAAGTGGACCAACGGCGAGCCGGTAACGGCCCACGACTGGGATTTCTCGTGGATGCGTTTCTTGCATCCGGAATCGGGCACCCAGTACGGGTATCAACTGTGGTACATCAAGAACGCCAAACGCTATACGACCGGCGATATCCAGCCAGGCGACCGTGTCGAAGTTGAATTGGCCGATCGCAAGGATAGCGCCCAGATGTTTCCCCGCGGCACGATGGTCTCGGGCATCCTGAAAAAAGTTGATACCTACCCGGAAGGATCGTCGAAAGAAACAAGTGACGGAGGTCATGGCGAAGAAGAGGCATCTTACAAAGTATTCACCGTCGACTGTGTGCCTGAGAAAGATGGCGTACCGCAGTGGGATGGAGAAACAACCCAGCGTGTCTTCTATCAATCGGGCATCCCTCAATCCTTCTTAGCGAAACATCCCCAAGCCGAACAAGCAAGGCACGTACTGCTGCACTTCAGCGAAGTAGGGATCAAAGCACCTGACGAGAAGACATTAGTCATCGAGCTGGAATCGCCGACACCGTACTTTCTGGAACTCGCTTCATTCTATCCGATGTATGCGGTCAATCGAACATGCATCGAAACGTTTGGTTACCCCGACTGGACCAAGCCTGAGAACATTGTGACGTGTGGCCCATATCATATTCAGGAACGCCGTATCCGCGACCGGATCCGCTTAGCCAAAAGCCCAACCTACTGGAACGCCGATGAAGTAGAGCTGGAAACGATCGATGCACTCGCCGTTCAGTCGAATACAACTCAGCTGAACATGTACATGAGCGGCCAGATGGACTGGGCGACCGATATCCCGAACTCCGTCTTAGACGACCTAAAAGAGTTGGACAAAGAGAAAAAGGAAGAACCTGGACGCGAGAAAGAACGCAACGATCTACTGATCGCCCCGATGCTTTCCACCTACTTCTACCGCGTCAACACGGCCCGGCCGCCGCTAGATAACCCCAAGGTACGTCAGGCCCTGAACCTGGCGATCAACAAGCAAGAAATCGTGGATTTCGTTACCCGTGGCGGGCAAATTCCGGCAGGCTCTCTGGTTCCCCCTGGGATTACCGGATATGAAGGTCCGCCCACCGAGTCCTACGATCCCGAGCGTGCCAGGGCACTCTTGAAGGAGGCGATGGGCGACAAAAAGATGCGTCCGATCCAAATCCTTTACAACACCTCGGAAGGGCACAAGCAGATCGCCGAAGTGATTCAGCAGCAGTGGAAGCGCAATCTGCACATCGACGTGCAACTACGAAACGTCGAATGGGGTGTCTATCTTACGACAGTCCGCGAGATGGACTACGACGTAGCCAGGGCAGGTTGGATTGGTGATTATCCTGATCCCAATACCTTCCTCGATATGTTCGTTACCGGCGGCGAGAATAACGAGACCGGCTGGAGCAATCAAGAGTACGACGACCTCATCGAATCGGCACGCAGTGAAGCCAATCCCGAAAAGCGTTTTGCCATGCTTCGCGAAGCGGAAAAGATCCTCGTCGATGAGATGCCGATTTTGCCTATCTACTTCTACGTTTCGATCAACATGGTGCGACCGTACGTGAAGAATTTTTATCCCAACTTGCAGGATCTCCATCCCCTGCACATCCTCGATATTGACGAAGAACAACGCGAAAAGATTCGCGAGTGGGAGGGTTTGGAGTGA